Proteins encoded in a region of the Babesia bovis T2Bo chromosome 4 map unlocalized Chr4_2, whole genome shotgun sequence genome:
- a CDS encoding CHY zinc finger domain containing protein — MSQQLVTSDRGYIELYKLEKLFDARFALSSAVDQLDTVSIDDVYRNDSIIAHVVLRPTDPEFNISLLKGESCINLSLCLHRVPGVSLESSHGYYTISQASDIDVKGDHLGRDVKLVLKKVILTFLGKYLTTTPYAIYECLKLVDRELCHIFEICGHSSKNTTDTSNSKVRESNVDTWSLEEQKSLEFALGKTKGIPNAAERWSAVAAIVKTKSADECRLRFQRCREQLLNKANEHKKSLAGMPAEYETVLARSDPLRLLSLELEAISVFNVVNIVVQLGCTRCSTAFDVTLAHGDRKIAVVPRHCDKCNMAQLIEFQPEIAFASQPALGNLKLENCIFLDYITGEFFVTCESCDTQCKVRDVQNGTCKRSVCRGCFAKLALSFTGVEFGQDNSVSSVTSARPIRIVPKPAKPKTPGGRGLKVGTPLPDNGICKHYSKSFRWFRFPCCGKLFPCDLCHDEGTDHPYELAHVIVCGHCSTQQAVSNKKCQHCGRGYTASSSSYWEGGKGCRDAVKLSRKDSKKYGLLRKQAEQTQGTSRSTSGGPGRAIRK, encoded by the exons ACATTGAGCTTTATAAGTTAGAGAAGTTATTTGATGCGCGATTCGCTCTGTCTTCTGCTGTTGACCAGTTAGACACTGTATCTATAGACGACGTATATCGCAACGATAGTATAATAGCCCATGTAGTCTTGCGTCCCACTGACCCTGagtttaatatatcactcCTAAAGGGCGAGAGTTGCATTAACTTATCGCTATGTCTACATCGTGTCCCTGGTGTATCACTTGAGTCTAGTCATGGTTACTATACCATTAGCCAAGCTTCTGACATTGATGTCAAGGGCGACCATCTCGGTCGTGATGTAAAGCTTGTTCTAAAGAAGGTGATTCTTACCTTCCTTGGCAAGTACTTGACAACTACTCCGTATGCCATTTACGAGTGTTTGAAGTTGGTAGATCGTGAATTATGCCACATATTTGAGATATGTGGCCACAGTAGCAAAAATACTACCGATACTAGCAATTCTAAGGTCCGGGAATCCAATGTTGACACCTGGTCTTTGGAGGAGCAGAAGAG TCTTGAGTTTGCTCTTGGTAAGACCAAGGGCATTCCCAATGCCGCTGAGCGTTGGTCTGCTGTGGCTGCGATAGTGAAGACCAAGAGCGCTGATGAGTGCCGTCTTCGTTTTCAGCGCTGCCGTGAGCAGTTGCTAAACAAGGCCAATGAG CACAAAAAGTCACTGGCTGGTATGCCTGCTGAGTATGAAACTGTACTTGCTAGGAGTGACCCTTTACGCCTATTATCGCTAGAGCTGGAAGCCATCAGTGTGTTTAACGTTGTGAATATAGT GGTCCAACTAGGCTGCACTAGGTGTAGCACGGCGTTCGACGTTACATTAGCCCACGGTGACAGGAAGATTGCGGTTGTGCCACGCCATTGCGATAAATGTAACATGGCCCAGCTTATTGAATTTCAACCAGAAATTGCCTTTGCATCTCAGCCTGCATTGGGCAACCTGAAGTTAGAAAACTGCATCTTTCTG GACTATATAACTGGCGAGTTTTTCGTTACTTGCGAGAGTTGTGACACTCAATGCAAGGTTCGTGACGTTCAGAACG GCACATGCAAACGTTCTGTTTGTAGAGGTTGCTTTGCTAAACTCGCTCTGAGTTTTACTGGTGTTGAATTTGGCCAGGACAATTCAGTTTCTAG TGTCACCAGTGCCAGGCCTATAAGGATTGTACCAAAGCCGGCGAAACCTAAAACTCCCGGTGGTCGTGGTTTAAAGGTTGGCACTCCACTCCCGGATAATGGCATTTGCAAGCACTATTCAAAGTCATTCCGTTGGTTCAGGTTTCCCTGTTGTGGCAAG TTATTTCCGTGTGATTTGTGTCACGATGAGGGTACTGACCATCCTTATGAGCTTGCTCATGTCATTGTCTGCGGTCACTGTTCAACTCAGCAAGCGGTTTCTAACAAGAAGTGCCAGCACTGTGGTCGTGGCTATACGGCATCCAGTTCATCATACTGGGAG GGTGGCAAAGGATGCCGTGATGCTGTTAAGTTAAGTCGTAAGGATTCCAAAAAGTACGGCTTGCTTCGTAAGCAGGCTGAGCAGACTCAGGGTACGTCACGATCCACTTCTGGTGGTCCAGGGCGTGCTATACGTAAGTGA